In one window of Streptomyces griseus subsp. griseus DNA:
- a CDS encoding helix-turn-helix domain-containing protein produces the protein MKPPDEGAAEELPGVAPRLRDLRRGRGFTLETAAQRAGLSPAHLSRLETGRRQPSLPMLLGLARVYGTTVSELLGEKPPEREAVIRGGAFEGAEADGWMYRRAGGSGRAMQALRVRVPYGAQGDLVRVHPGEEWLYLLGGRLRVALGETVHDLDPGDSAHFDSLTPHRIAALDRGGAELLFVHSLLQSPAAELCLGNALHAR, from the coding sequence ATGAAACCACCGGACGAAGGGGCGGCCGAGGAGCTCCCCGGCGTCGCACCCCGACTGCGCGACCTGCGCCGAGGCCGCGGCTTCACCCTGGAGACCGCCGCCCAGCGGGCCGGACTCTCCCCGGCCCACCTCTCCCGGCTGGAGACCGGCCGCAGACAGCCCTCGCTGCCGATGCTGCTGGGCCTGGCCCGCGTCTACGGTACGACGGTCTCCGAGCTGCTCGGCGAGAAGCCGCCCGAGCGGGAGGCGGTCATCCGGGGCGGCGCCTTCGAGGGCGCCGAGGCCGACGGCTGGATGTACCGCCGGGCGGGCGGCTCCGGCCGCGCCATGCAGGCGCTGCGGGTCCGGGTCCCGTACGGCGCCCAGGGTGATCTGGTCCGCGTGCACCCCGGCGAGGAGTGGCTGTACCTCCTGGGCGGGCGGCTGCGGGTCGCGCTGGGGGAGACCGTGCACGATCTGGACCCGGGCGACAGCGCCCACTTCGACTCGCTCACCCCGCACCGCATCGCGGCCCTGGACCGGGGCGGGGCGGAGCTGCTCTTCGTCCACTCCCTGCTGCAGAGCCCCGCGGCCGAGCTCTGTCTCGGCAACGCACTCCACGCGCGCTGA
- a CDS encoding DUF6126 family protein, whose translation MSDSEHYDPLTPRRPKAAKDTQERRMPRGLVIRLFAYLVVGHVIAAFLYLLFAVAGAK comes from the coding sequence ATGTCCGATTCCGAGCACTACGACCCGCTCACCCCGAGGCGCCCGAAGGCGGCGAAGGACACGCAGGAGCGCCGGATGCCGCGCGGTCTGGTGATCCGGCTCTTCGCCTACCTGGTGGTCGGCCACGTGATCGCGGCCTTCCTCTACCTGCTCTTCGCGGTGGCGGGCGCCAAGTAG
- a CDS encoding tyrosine-protein phosphatase produces MTQQVPQVPPTETALTGVRNFRDVGGLPTTDGRRTAFGRLYRSGHLAHATAEDALFLGGLGLHTVFDFRNSADHRLDGYDIELAGVRNVSIPLSDPADGAEFWRLVRDGNIEQLRSILADGKGTERMITMYRSTIVDRTAEHSRVLHALAEDSVPALMHCAAGKDRAGLSIAVSLLAVGVEREAIEADYLKSNDPHRRYKVKRTDMSEVGMSAEVMELLNPLFGAQSSYLAAAYAAIDETWGTTDRYLTEGLGLSPQTRERLRERLLDQG; encoded by the coding sequence GTGACGCAGCAGGTGCCGCAGGTCCCGCCGACCGAGACCGCACTGACCGGAGTCCGCAACTTCCGCGACGTGGGCGGGCTCCCCACCACGGACGGGCGGCGCACGGCCTTCGGCAGGCTCTACCGCAGCGGCCACCTGGCGCACGCCACCGCCGAGGACGCGCTCTTCCTCGGCGGGCTCGGGCTGCACACCGTCTTCGACTTCCGCAACTCCGCCGACCACCGACTCGACGGATACGACATCGAGCTGGCCGGTGTCCGCAATGTCAGCATTCCCCTCTCCGACCCGGCCGACGGAGCCGAGTTCTGGCGGCTCGTGCGCGACGGAAACATCGAGCAGCTGCGCTCCATCCTCGCCGACGGCAAGGGCACCGAGCGCATGATCACCATGTACCGGTCGACCATCGTGGACCGCACCGCCGAGCACAGCCGGGTGCTGCACGCCCTGGCCGAGGACAGCGTGCCCGCCCTGATGCACTGCGCGGCGGGCAAGGACCGGGCCGGTCTGTCCATCGCGGTCTCGCTGCTCGCCGTCGGCGTGGAGCGCGAGGCGATCGAGGCGGACTACCTCAAGTCCAACGACCCCCACCGCCGGTACAAGGTGAAGCGCACGGACATGTCCGAGGTAGGGATGTCCGCCGAGGTGATGGAGCTGCTCAACCCGCTCTTCGGGGCGCAGTCCTCCTACCTCGCGGCGGCGTACGCCGCCATCGACGAGACCTGGGGCACGACCGACCGCTATCTGACGGAGGGGCTGGGCCTCTCGCCCCAGACCCGGGAACGGCTGCGCGAACGCCTCCTCGACCAGGGCTGA
- a CDS encoding LysM peptidoglycan-binding domain-containing M23 family metallopeptidase, with the protein MPAKGKHRRPKSGPIHRGVLAAGTGGAVLALPLIGATGAHAAEKAAPAVKPAAVQSAQQAAPQSAPTTAKKAAPKTYSVVSGDYLAKIAAEHQVKGGWQKLYQDNRSTVGGNPSLIFPGMKLTLGAKAPGSAAPSQAEKAAPAPKAAPKAAPKAAPKKAEPAPKGDTISADESDAAARSGTSARTGSSQSTGSGWTAPLANANVTTQYRASGSSWSSGYHTGSDFQAASGTPVKAIGPGTVVSAGWSGSYGNEVVIKHEDGMYSQYAHQSSLSVSAGQTVTGGQQIGLSGSTGNSTGPHLHFEVRTGPGYGSDVDPVAYLRQHGVSL; encoded by the coding sequence ATGCCCGCAAAGGGTAAGCACCGTCGTCCCAAGTCCGGCCCGATCCACCGCGGCGTCCTCGCCGCGGGCACCGGCGGCGCCGTACTCGCCCTCCCGCTGATCGGCGCCACCGGCGCCCACGCCGCGGAGAAGGCGGCCCCCGCAGTCAAGCCCGCCGCCGTGCAGAGCGCCCAGCAGGCCGCACCGCAGTCCGCGCCCACCACGGCGAAGAAGGCCGCCCCGAAGACGTACTCCGTCGTCTCCGGCGACTACCTCGCCAAGATCGCGGCAGAGCACCAGGTCAAGGGCGGCTGGCAGAAGCTCTACCAGGACAACCGCTCCACCGTCGGCGGGAACCCCAGCCTGATCTTCCCGGGCATGAAGCTGACCCTCGGCGCCAAGGCGCCCGGCTCCGCCGCGCCTTCGCAGGCCGAGAAGGCCGCCCCGGCGCCCAAGGCAGCCCCGAAGGCAGCCCCGAAGGCCGCCCCGAAGAAGGCCGAGCCGGCCCCCAAGGGTGACACCATCTCGGCCGACGAGTCCGACGCCGCAGCCCGGTCCGGCACCTCCGCCCGGACCGGCTCCTCGCAGTCCACCGGCTCCGGCTGGACCGCCCCGCTGGCCAACGCCAACGTCACCACCCAGTACCGCGCTTCCGGCTCCAGCTGGTCCAGCGGCTACCACACCGGCTCTGACTTCCAGGCCGCCTCCGGCACCCCCGTCAAGGCCATCGGCCCGGGCACCGTCGTCTCGGCCGGCTGGAGTGGCTCGTACGGCAACGAGGTCGTCATCAAGCACGAGGACGGCATGTACTCCCAGTACGCCCACCAGTCCTCGCTGAGCGTCTCCGCCGGCCAGACCGTCACCGGCGGCCAGCAGATCGGCCTCTCCGGCTCCACCGGCAACTCCACCGGACCGCACCTCCACTTCGAGGTCCGCACCGGCCCGGGCTACGGCTCGGACGTCGACCCGGTCGCCTACCTGCGGCAGCACGGCGTGTCCCTCTGA
- a CDS encoding SGNH/GDSL hydrolase family protein has protein sequence MADDSRTQQQNIIGSYAAIGDSFTEGVGDPGPDGTFVGWADRFAVLLADRLPATDAATNPDETRHGNFRYANLAVRGRLLDQIVEEQIPRAKELAPDLVSFCAGGNDIIRPGTDPDDLAERFERAVADLTNAVGTVMVTTGFDTRGVPVLRHMRGKIATYNVHLRAIADRYQCPVLDLWSLRSVQDRRAWDADRLHLSPEGHTRVALRAAQVLGHEVPADPDQPWPPQAQRRPFDERRDNIQWAREYLVPWIGRRLRGESSGDHVEAKRPDLLPL, from the coding sequence GTGGCAGACGATTCGAGAACCCAGCAGCAGAACATCATCGGGTCGTACGCGGCGATCGGGGACAGTTTCACCGAAGGCGTCGGAGACCCCGGCCCCGACGGCACCTTCGTCGGCTGGGCGGACCGGTTCGCGGTTCTGCTCGCCGACCGGCTCCCGGCGACCGACGCGGCGACGAACCCGGACGAGACCCGGCACGGGAATTTCCGTTACGCCAATCTCGCCGTACGCGGACGCCTCCTCGACCAGATCGTCGAGGAGCAGATCCCGCGCGCCAAGGAGCTGGCCCCCGACCTGGTCAGCTTCTGTGCGGGCGGCAACGACATCATCCGGCCCGGCACCGACCCCGACGACCTCGCCGAGCGTTTCGAGCGGGCCGTCGCGGACCTCACGAACGCGGTCGGCACCGTCATGGTCACCACCGGCTTCGACACCCGGGGCGTCCCGGTCCTGCGCCATATGCGCGGCAAGATCGCCACGTACAACGTCCACCTGAGGGCCATCGCCGACCGCTACCAGTGCCCCGTACTCGACCTGTGGTCGCTGCGCTCGGTCCAGGACCGGCGCGCCTGGGACGCCGACCGGCTCCATCTCTCGCCCGAGGGCCACACCCGTGTCGCGCTGCGCGCCGCCCAGGTCCTCGGCCACGAGGTGCCCGCAGACCCGGACCAGCCCTGGCCGCCGCAGGCCCAGCGCCGCCCCTTCGACGAGCGGCGCGACAACATCCAGTGGGCCCGGGAGTACCTGGTGCCGTGGATCGGCCGGCGGCTTCGCGGCGAATCGTCCGGCGACCATGTCGAGGCGAAGCGGCCGGACCTGCTGCCGCTGTAG
- a CDS encoding STM4011 family radical SAM protein: MDLTILYRGPLASCDYDCPYCPFAKRRDSRAQLTSDREALERFTAWAAAQTGDRLSVLFTPWGEGLVRSWYRRALTELSQLPHIGRVAIQTNLSGRTAWLADADPERVALWCTYHPGQTPYERFLGRCRELSERGIRFSVGVVGFDEHLDEARRLRAALPAEVYLWVNAAEGHTYTDAEAERWTELDPLFPYSRHPHRSAGLPCRTGESVISVDGEGTVRRCHFVKAELGNLYDGSYRAALRPRACPLAVCDCHIGYVHLETLPLYDVFAGGVLERIPAGAGAGKPPTGPLPTGPLRRALPLLEP, from the coding sequence ATGGACCTGACCATCCTCTACCGGGGCCCGCTGGCCTCGTGCGACTACGACTGTCCGTACTGCCCGTTCGCCAAACGGCGGGACAGCCGGGCGCAGTTGACCTCCGACCGGGAGGCGCTGGAGCGGTTCACGGCGTGGGCGGCGGCGCAGACCGGTGACCGGCTCTCCGTGCTGTTCACGCCGTGGGGCGAGGGCCTGGTGCGCTCCTGGTACCGGCGCGCGCTGACCGAGCTCTCCCAGTTGCCGCACATCGGCCGGGTCGCCATCCAGACGAACCTCAGCGGCCGCACCGCGTGGCTCGCGGACGCCGATCCGGAGCGGGTCGCGCTCTGGTGCACGTACCACCCGGGGCAGACACCGTACGAGCGGTTCCTCGGCCGCTGCCGGGAGCTGTCCGAGCGCGGGATCCGGTTCAGCGTGGGCGTGGTGGGGTTCGACGAGCACCTCGACGAGGCGCGGCGGCTGCGCGCCGCACTGCCCGCCGAGGTCTACCTCTGGGTGAACGCCGCCGAGGGGCATACGTACACCGACGCGGAGGCCGAGCGGTGGACGGAGCTGGACCCGCTCTTCCCGTACAGCAGGCATCCGCACCGCTCGGCGGGGCTGCCCTGCCGGACGGGCGAATCGGTGATCTCGGTGGACGGTGAGGGCACGGTGCGCCGCTGCCACTTCGTCAAGGCGGAGCTGGGCAACCTCTACGACGGCAGCTACCGCGCGGCGCTGCGCCCCCGGGCCTGTCCGCTCGCCGTGTGCGACTGTCACATCGGCTATGTGCACCTGGAGACACTGCCGCTGTACGACGTGTTCGCGGGCGGCGTCCTGGAGCGGATACCCGCCGGGGCCGGCGCGGGCAAGCCGCCGACCGGGCCCCTCCCCACGGGCCCGCTCCGGCGTGCGCTTCCCCTGCTGGAGCCCTGA
- a CDS encoding STM4012 family radical SAM protein, translating into MTTTAPPAVRPYESYVYAYPHKTAYRPLTDRPALRELWAAEPKNALSLYLHIPFCEVRCGFCNLFTRIGAPEELTTRYLDALDRQAVAVRDALGDDEPVRFAAAAFGGGTPTFLTAAELERLCDIAEKRMGADLLAVPLSVETSPSTATADRLAVLADRGTTRVSIGVQSFVDEEARAAVRPQRRAEVEAALGRIRDARTPVLNIDLIYGIDGQTERTWLTSLDAALAWRPEELYLYPLYVRPLTGLHRLGGGGSGPEAEALEQAAWDEQRLRLYAVGRDHLLAHGYEQVSMRMFRRADAPLEAQDGPEDYACQTDGMIGLGCGARSYTAALHYSFDYAVDMREIRSIIDRFTTAEDFSRAEVGRHVDVAEARRRHLLQSLLQTAGLPVADYRARFGTDPREDFPAELERFADRGWLDTRAPEGLLRLSPLGLAHSDALGPALFSPGVRAAMAAYERK; encoded by the coding sequence ATGACCACCACCGCGCCTCCCGCCGTGAGGCCGTACGAGAGTTACGTCTACGCCTATCCGCACAAGACCGCCTACCGCCCCCTGACGGACCGGCCCGCGCTGCGTGAGCTGTGGGCGGCGGAGCCCAAGAACGCCCTCTCCCTCTACCTCCACATCCCCTTCTGCGAGGTCCGCTGCGGCTTCTGCAATCTCTTCACCCGGATCGGCGCGCCCGAGGAGCTGACGACCCGCTATCTCGACGCCCTGGACCGGCAGGCCGTGGCCGTACGGGACGCGCTCGGCGACGACGAGCCGGTGCGGTTCGCGGCGGCGGCGTTCGGCGGCGGGACGCCGACCTTCCTGACCGCGGCTGAGCTGGAGCGGCTCTGCGACATCGCGGAGAAGCGCATGGGCGCCGACCTGCTCGCGGTGCCGCTGTCGGTGGAGACGTCCCCGTCCACCGCGACCGCCGACCGGCTGGCCGTGCTGGCCGACCGGGGTACGACCCGGGTGAGCATCGGCGTGCAGAGCTTCGTGGACGAGGAGGCCCGGGCCGCCGTCCGGCCGCAGCGCCGGGCCGAGGTGGAGGCGGCGCTCGGCCGGATCCGGGACGCCCGGACACCGGTGCTGAACATCGACCTGATCTACGGCATCGACGGCCAGACCGAGCGCACCTGGCTCACCTCGCTGGACGCCGCGCTGGCCTGGCGGCCGGAGGAGCTGTATCTCTACCCGCTGTACGTCCGCCCGCTGACCGGTCTGCACCGGCTGGGCGGCGGCGGGAGTGGCCCGGAGGCGGAGGCCCTGGAGCAGGCCGCCTGGGACGAGCAGCGGCTGCGGCTCTACGCGGTGGGCCGGGACCATCTGCTGGCGCACGGCTACGAGCAGGTGTCGATGCGGATGTTCCGCCGCGCCGACGCCCCTTTGGAGGCGCAGGACGGCCCCGAGGACTACGCGTGCCAGACCGACGGCATGATCGGGCTCGGCTGCGGGGCCCGTTCCTACACGGCGGCGCTGCACTACTCCTTCGACTACGCCGTCGACATGCGGGAGATCCGCTCCATCATCGACCGCTTCACCACCGCCGAGGACTTCTCCCGGGCCGAGGTCGGCAGACACGTCGACGTGGCCGAGGCCCGCAGGCGCCACCTCCTCCAGTCCCTGCTCCAGACGGCCGGTCTGCCCGTGGCCGACTACCGCGCCCGCTTCGGCACGGACCCGCGCGAGGATTTCCCCGCCGAGCTGGAGCGGTTCGCGGACCGGGGCTGGCTGGACACCCGGGCACCGGAGGGTCTCCTGCGGCTCTCCCCGCTGGGGCTGGCCCACTCGGACGCGCTGGGTCCGGCGCTGTTCTCCCCCGGGGTACGGGCCGCGATGGCCGCGTACGAGCGGAAGTGA
- a CDS encoding STM4013/SEN3800 family hydrolase, whose product MAEVVGSHDLLLVTLDTLRHDVAAELAAAGRIPNLAARLPGGVWERRHAPGSFTYASHQAMFAGFLPTPAAPGPHPRLFAARFAGSETTADGTFVFDTPDLVSGLAAEGYRTVCIGGVGFFNKQGPLGSVLPGMFQESHWEPEFGVASPTSFEEQVTRAEKVVAGLPEEQRLLLFVNVSALHQPNWFHTPGATREAGDSRATHAAALEYVDRHIGRLFAAASSRRRCFAIVCSDHGTTYGDDGYTGHRLGHEAVWTVPYAHFFLEPGAS is encoded by the coding sequence ATGGCCGAGGTCGTGGGCAGCCATGACCTGCTGCTGGTCACCCTGGACACGCTGCGCCACGATGTCGCCGCCGAGCTGGCCGCCGCCGGGCGCATCCCCAACCTGGCCGCGCGTCTCCCCGGCGGTGTCTGGGAGAGGCGGCATGCGCCGGGCAGCTTCACCTACGCCTCGCACCAGGCGATGTTCGCCGGTTTCCTGCCGACGCCCGCCGCCCCCGGCCCGCATCCGAGACTGTTCGCGGCGCGCTTCGCGGGCAGCGAGACGACGGCGGACGGCACGTTCGTCTTCGACACCCCGGACCTGGTGTCGGGGCTCGCCGCCGAGGGGTATCGCACGGTCTGCATCGGCGGCGTCGGGTTCTTCAACAAGCAGGGACCGCTGGGGTCGGTGCTGCCCGGTATGTTCCAGGAGAGCCACTGGGAGCCGGAGTTCGGTGTCGCCTCACCGACCTCGTTCGAGGAGCAGGTGACCCGGGCGGAGAAGGTGGTGGCCGGGCTCCCCGAGGAGCAGCGGCTCCTCCTCTTCGTCAATGTGTCCGCGCTGCACCAGCCGAACTGGTTCCACACCCCGGGCGCGACCCGTGAGGCCGGTGACTCCCGGGCCACGCACGCCGCCGCCCTGGAGTACGTCGACCGGCACATCGGCCGGCTCTTCGCCGCCGCGAGCAGCCGCCGCCGCTGCTTCGCCATCGTCTGCTCCGACCACGGCACGACGTACGGCGACGACGGCTACACCGGCCACCGGCTCGGCCACGAAGCCGTCTGGACCGTGCCGTACGCCCATTTCTTCCTCGAACCGGGGGCCTCCTGA
- a CDS encoding STM4014 family protein: MSPSASSPGSVAAPRLAVVGNPENRRVAFFREAVRAAGLEPARVVPWLQVLRGEAAFEPGETVRIDSPGENAEVERLLRGVDDPTRVEGSARWYAGFRTAVGEVARAASAAGAETLSSPGDLAALFDKRLCHARLAAAEVPVPPSPTSGPDAAEVRGWSDVRALMREHRMPRAFVKLAHGSSASGVLAVETAGPGRVRASTSVERDAEGRLYNSLRVRRYTTEQEVGALVDALAPDGLHIERWLPKASQRGRAADLRIVVVGGRATHAVVRTSLSPMTNLHLGGARGDLDEVRAAVSAVGGCWREALAVCERAAACFPGTLCVGVDLLPAAGWRRFAVGEVNAFGDLLPGLTGLPGSGAEGLDTYAAQVAAVLDRTRNDHAVTSP; this comes from the coding sequence ATGTCGCCGTCAGCGAGTAGCCCGGGCAGCGTGGCGGCCCCGCGTCTCGCGGTCGTGGGCAATCCGGAGAACCGCCGGGTCGCCTTCTTCCGGGAGGCCGTGCGGGCCGCCGGGCTGGAGCCGGCCCGGGTGGTGCCCTGGCTCCAGGTGCTGCGCGGCGAGGCGGCGTTCGAGCCGGGCGAGACCGTACGGATCGACTCGCCCGGCGAGAACGCGGAGGTGGAGCGGCTGCTGCGCGGGGTCGACGATCCGACCCGGGTGGAGGGGTCCGCGCGGTGGTACGCCGGGTTCCGCACTGCGGTCGGCGAGGTGGCGCGGGCGGCCTCGGCGGCCGGTGCCGAGACGCTCTCCTCGCCCGGTGACCTCGCCGCGCTCTTCGACAAGCGGCTCTGCCACGCCCGCCTGGCGGCTGCGGAGGTGCCGGTTCCCCCGTCGCCCACGTCCGGCCCGGACGCGGCGGAGGTGCGGGGCTGGTCCGACGTACGGGCGCTGATGCGGGAGCACCGGATGCCCCGGGCGTTCGTGAAGCTCGCGCACGGCTCCTCCGCCTCGGGGGTGCTGGCGGTGGAGACGGCGGGTCCCGGCCGGGTCCGGGCGAGCACCTCGGTGGAACGCGACGCCGAGGGGCGGCTGTACAACTCGCTGAGGGTCCGGCGGTACACCACGGAGCAGGAGGTGGGCGCGCTCGTGGACGCGCTCGCCCCGGACGGGCTGCACATCGAACGCTGGCTGCCGAAGGCGTCCCAGCGGGGGCGGGCCGCCGATCTGCGGATCGTGGTGGTCGGCGGCCGGGCCACCCATGCCGTCGTGCGCACCAGCCTCTCCCCCATGACCAACCTCCATCTCGGGGGCGCCCGCGGCGATCTCGACGAGGTCCGGGCCGCCGTGTCGGCGGTGGGCGGCTGCTGGCGCGAGGCGCTGGCGGTGTGCGAGCGGGCCGCCGCCTGCTTCCCCGGGACGCTCTGTGTGGGCGTCGATCTGCTGCCCGCGGCCGGCTGGCGGCGCTTCGCCGTCGGTGAGGTCAACGCCTTCGGTGATCTGCTGCCCGGGCTGACCGGGCTGCCGGGCAGCGGTGCCGAGGGGCTGGACACCTATGCGGCGCAGGTCGCCGCCGTACTGGACCGAACGAGGAACGACCATGCCGTCACGTCTCCCTGA
- a CDS encoding STM4015 family protein, with the protein MTYIDIEHPDHFNGLPVHTWAASGARPAADTVAWRLETDYDEQTDFAVLWQRFLDSVDTAQVRALLIGPWWDGDYSSFEPVRDLLVAHADRFPALRGLFLADVVSEECEVSWLQMCDVTPVLEALPWLEEFTVRGCGEDGLALRPVRHTALKSLRFESGGLPGDLVRAVAASELPALERLDLWFGSSWYGADATVEDIGPVLSGGTLPRLRHLGLQNSELQDGIAAAVASAPVVAQLDTLALSMGTLSDIGGEALLNGQPLNHLSTLDLRHHYLSGPVLERIRVACAPAVVEGDEAEEDYADPDEEPERYVAVSE; encoded by the coding sequence ATGACCTACATCGATATCGAGCATCCTGACCACTTCAACGGCCTGCCGGTCCATACCTGGGCGGCGTCCGGGGCCCGGCCAGCCGCCGACACGGTGGCCTGGCGGCTGGAGACCGACTACGACGAACAGACGGACTTCGCCGTCCTGTGGCAGCGGTTCCTCGACAGCGTCGACACGGCACAGGTCCGGGCACTCCTCATCGGCCCGTGGTGGGACGGGGACTACAGCTCCTTCGAGCCCGTGCGGGACCTGCTGGTCGCGCACGCGGACCGTTTTCCGGCCCTGCGGGGGCTGTTCCTCGCCGATGTGGTGAGTGAGGAGTGCGAGGTGTCGTGGCTGCAGATGTGCGACGTCACCCCGGTTCTCGAAGCGCTGCCGTGGTTGGAGGAGTTCACGGTGCGCGGCTGCGGCGAGGACGGGCTGGCGCTGCGGCCGGTCCGCCATACGGCGCTGAAGTCGCTGCGCTTCGAGTCGGGCGGGCTGCCCGGCGATCTGGTGCGGGCGGTCGCCGCGAGTGAACTGCCCGCGCTGGAGCGGCTGGACCTGTGGTTCGGCAGCTCGTGGTACGGCGCGGATGCCACGGTGGAGGACATCGGGCCGGTCCTGTCGGGCGGCACGTTGCCCCGGCTGCGCCACCTGGGCCTGCAGAACAGCGAGCTCCAGGACGGGATAGCGGCGGCCGTGGCGTCGGCGCCCGTCGTCGCCCAGCTGGATACCCTGGCGCTCTCCATGGGCACCCTCAGCGACATCGGCGGGGAGGCCCTGCTGAACGGGCAGCCGCTGAACCACCTCTCCACTCTCGACCTGCGCCACCACTACCTCAGCGGCCCGGTGCTGGAGCGGATCAGGGTCGCGTGCGCCCCGGCCGTGGTGGAGGGCGACGAGGCCGAGGAGGACTACGCGGACCCGGACGAGGAACCGGAGCGCTATGTCGCCGTCAGCGAGTAG
- a CDS encoding STM4015 family protein: MYGAQHLQAFGGLPAVDFQHKDRQADRPAAGDVAWRISVDPYDDEDQSWEQEFAAFLDAVDPAGVRVLIIGQWGEAYEENSSVPISLVIAAAERLTSLEAVFVGDLEAEQAEITWIEQSDVTALLAAFPALTEFGVRGGTDLVFPPTKHDRLRSLTIQAGGLPVQVVRGVLDSELPALERLDLWLGISAYGGDTDVADLAPLLSGTRFPRLHHLGLRNSEVQNEIAAAVASAPVVAQLKTLDLSNGTLGDEGAAALLAGQPLTHLDLLDLHHHFLTEAMEQRVRSALEPHGVRVDLSERNEPWDNRGAEGRYTAVSE; encoded by the coding sequence ATGTACGGTGCCCAGCATCTGCAAGCGTTCGGCGGCCTTCCGGCCGTCGACTTCCAGCACAAGGACCGCCAGGCCGACCGGCCCGCGGCCGGTGATGTGGCCTGGCGCATCTCCGTCGATCCCTACGACGACGAGGACCAGAGCTGGGAGCAGGAGTTCGCCGCCTTCCTGGACGCGGTCGATCCGGCCGGGGTCAGGGTGCTGATCATCGGCCAGTGGGGCGAGGCGTACGAGGAGAACTCCTCGGTGCCGATCAGCCTGGTGATCGCCGCCGCCGAGCGGCTGACCTCGCTGGAGGCGGTGTTCGTCGGGGATCTGGAGGCGGAGCAGGCCGAGATCACCTGGATCGAGCAGTCGGATGTGACGGCGCTGCTGGCCGCCTTCCCCGCGCTGACCGAGTTCGGGGTCCGGGGCGGCACCGACCTGGTGTTCCCGCCGACGAAGCACGACCGGCTGCGGTCGCTGACCATCCAGGCGGGCGGTCTGCCCGTCCAGGTGGTCCGAGGGGTGCTGGACAGCGAGCTGCCCGCGCTGGAGCGGCTGGACCTCTGGCTCGGCATCTCGGCCTACGGCGGCGACACCGATGTGGCGGACCTGGCGCCGCTGCTCTCGGGCACCCGGTTCCCCCGCCTGCACCACCTGGGGCTGCGCAACAGCGAGGTGCAGAACGAGATCGCGGCGGCGGTCGCGTCCGCTCCGGTCGTGGCCCAGCTCAAGACCCTCGACCTGTCGAACGGGACGCTGGGCGACGAGGGCGCGGCCGCGCTCCTCGCAGGACAGCCGCTCACCCACCTCGACCTGCTGGACCTCCACCACCACTTCCTCACGGAGGCGATGGAGCAGCGGGTCCGCTCGGCCCTGGAGCCGCACGGGGTGCGCGTCGATCTGTCCGAGCGGAACGAGCCGTGGGACAACCGCGGCGCCGAGGGCCGCTACACGGCCGTCTCGGAGTGA
- a CDS encoding DUF6745 domain-containing protein: MQHVNSWRDVAAATGTADRAAAEEGVRRAYRTAGLAEPERIVWAGSPRAAVEAVEKLTDAGRSVREEVRTRPWAEERRRMYDELGPAGWSALWSATGAQLWETTAALAERIRSGVVADLAPRPEDEGGVRLVLLDAVLGQHDAAWLAAFDGRGDRLTGLAEVARNAGWWWPYEKAVVISERPEVLHRDEAGRLDHGAGPALAYPDGFALYAWRGMPVPAAFLAELASLTPQRIREEENAELRRVMLEFYGYDRYLTESGAEPVHRDETGILWRIALEGDEDVVMVEVVNSTPEPDGTHRTYWLRVPPTTRTAKDGVAWTFGLDGAAYAPVRQT; the protein is encoded by the coding sequence ATGCAGCACGTGAATTCCTGGCGGGACGTGGCGGCGGCGACCGGCACGGCGGACCGGGCGGCCGCCGAGGAGGGCGTGCGCCGCGCCTACCGCACCGCCGGGCTCGCCGAGCCCGAGCGGATCGTCTGGGCCGGATCGCCCAGGGCGGCCGTCGAAGCCGTCGAGAAGCTGACCGACGCCGGACGGTCGGTGCGCGAAGAGGTCCGCACCCGGCCGTGGGCCGAGGAGCGCCGCCGGATGTACGACGAGCTGGGCCCGGCCGGCTGGTCCGCTCTCTGGTCCGCCACCGGGGCCCAGCTCTGGGAGACCACGGCCGCGCTCGCCGAGCGCATCCGGTCCGGCGTCGTCGCCGATCTGGCACCCAGGCCGGAGGACGAGGGCGGTGTGCGGCTGGTCCTCCTCGACGCGGTCCTCGGCCAGCACGACGCCGCCTGGCTCGCCGCCTTCGACGGGCGCGGCGACCGGCTCACCGGCCTGGCCGAGGTCGCGCGGAACGCGGGCTGGTGGTGGCCGTACGAGAAGGCCGTGGTCATCAGCGAGCGGCCCGAGGTCCTGCACCGCGACGAGGCGGGCAGACTCGACCACGGGGCCGGTCCTGCCCTCGCCTACCCGGACGGGTTCGCCCTGTACGCATGGCGGGGCATGCCGGTGCCCGCCGCGTTCCTGGCGGAGCTGGCGTCCCTCACCCCGCAGCGGATACGCGAGGAGGAGAACGCGGAGCTGCGCCGCGTGATGCTGGAGTTCTACGGCTACGACCGCTACCTCACGGAGTCGGGGGCCGAGCCCGTCCACCGCGACGAGACGGGCATCCTCTGGCGCATCGCGCTCGAAGGCGACGAGGACGTGGTGATGGTCGAGGTGGTCAACTCCACCCCGGAGCCCGACGGCACCCACCGCACCTACTGGCTCCGCGTACCGCCCACGACGCGGACCGCGAAGGACGGGGTCGCCTGGACGTTCGGACTGGACGGCGCCGCCTACGCGCCGGTACGTCAGACCTGA